A single region of the Gorilla gorilla gorilla isolate KB3781 chromosome 1, NHGRI_mGorGor1-v2.1_pri, whole genome shotgun sequence genome encodes:
- the F3 gene encoding tissue factor isoform X1, producing METPAWSRVPRPETAVARTLLLGWVFAQVAGASGTTNTVAAYNLTWKSTNFKTILEWEPKPINQVYTVQISTKSGDWKSKCFYTTDTECDLTDEIVKDVKQTYLARVFSYPAGNVESTGSAGEPLYENSPEFTPYLETNLGQPTIQSFEQVGTKVNVTVEDERTLVRRNNTFLSLRDVFGKDLIYTLYYWKSSSSGKKTAKTNTNEFLIDVDKGENYCFSVQAVIPSRTVNRKSTDSPVECMGHKKGEFKEIFYIIGAVVFVVIILVIILAISLHKCRKAGVGQSWKENSPLNVS from the exons ATGGAGACCCCTGCCTGGTCCCGGGTCCCGCGCCCCGAGACCGCCGTCGCTCGGACGCTCCTGCTCGGCTGGGTCTTCGCCCAGGTGGCCGGCGCTTCAG GCACTACAAATACTGTGGCAGCATATAATTTAACTTGGAAATCAACTAATTTCAAGACAATTTTGGAGTGGGAACCCAAACCCATCAATCAAGTCTACACTGTTCAAATAAG cacTAAGTCAGGAGATTGGAAAAGCAAATGCTTTTACACAACAGACACAGAGTGTGACCTCACCGACGAGATTGTGAAGGATGTGAAGCAGACGTACTTGGCACGGGTCTTCTCCTACCCGGCAGGGAATGTGGAGAGCACCGGTTCTGCTGGGGAGCCTCTGTATGAGAACTCCCCAGAGTTCACACCTTACCTGGAGA CAAACCTCGGACAGCCAACAATTCAGAGTTTTGAACAAGTGGGAACAAAAGTGAATGTGACCGTAGAAGATGAACGGACTTTAGTCAGAAGGAACAACACTTTCCTAAGCCTCCGGGATGTTTTTGGCAAGGACTTAATTTATACACTTTATTATTGGAAATCTTCAAGTTCGGGAAAG AAAACAGCCAAAACAAACACTAATGAGTTTTTGATTGATGTGGATAAAGGAGAAAACTACTGTTTCAGTGTTCAAGCAGTGATTCCCTCCCGAACAGTTAACCGGAAGAGTACAGACAGCCCGGTCGAGTGTATGGGCCACAAGAAAGGGGAATTCAAAG aaatattttacatCATTGGAGCTGTGGTATTTGTGGTCATCATCCTTGTCATCATCCTGGCTATATCTCTACACAAGTGTAGAAAGGCAGGAGTGGGGCAGAGCTGGAAGGAGAACTCCCCACTGAATGTTTCATAA
- the F3 gene encoding tissue factor isoform X2, whose protein sequence is METPAWSRVPRPETAVARTLLLGWVFAQVAGASGTTNTVAAYNLTWKSTNFKTILEWEPKPINQVYTVQISTKSGDWKSKCFYTTDTECDLTDEIVKDVKQTYLARVFSYPAGNVESTGSAGEPLYENSPEFTPYLETNLGQPTIQSFEQVGTKVNVTVEDERTLVRRNNTFLSLRDVFGKDLIYTLYYWKSSSSGKKYFTSLELWYLWSSSLSSSWLYLYTSVERQEWGRAGRRTPH, encoded by the exons ATGGAGACCCCTGCCTGGTCCCGGGTCCCGCGCCCCGAGACCGCCGTCGCTCGGACGCTCCTGCTCGGCTGGGTCTTCGCCCAGGTGGCCGGCGCTTCAG GCACTACAAATACTGTGGCAGCATATAATTTAACTTGGAAATCAACTAATTTCAAGACAATTTTGGAGTGGGAACCCAAACCCATCAATCAAGTCTACACTGTTCAAATAAG cacTAAGTCAGGAGATTGGAAAAGCAAATGCTTTTACACAACAGACACAGAGTGTGACCTCACCGACGAGATTGTGAAGGATGTGAAGCAGACGTACTTGGCACGGGTCTTCTCCTACCCGGCAGGGAATGTGGAGAGCACCGGTTCTGCTGGGGAGCCTCTGTATGAGAACTCCCCAGAGTTCACACCTTACCTGGAGA CAAACCTCGGACAGCCAACAATTCAGAGTTTTGAACAAGTGGGAACAAAAGTGAATGTGACCGTAGAAGATGAACGGACTTTAGTCAGAAGGAACAACACTTTCCTAAGCCTCCGGGATGTTTTTGGCAAGGACTTAATTTATACACTTTATTATTGGAAATCTTCAAGTTCGGGAAAG aaatattttacatCATTGGAGCTGTGGTATTTGTGGTCATCATCCTTGTCATCATCCTGGCTATATCTCTACACAAGTGTAGAAAGGCAGGAGTGGGGCAGAGCTGGAAGGAGAACTCCCCACTGA